Proteins encoded within one genomic window of Citricoccus muralis:
- a CDS encoding TrmH family RNA methyltransferase → MSDGVSAAIELSDPSDPRVAAYSTLSDAALRRTTDAEHGIFLAESSVVVRRALAAGMRPASFFLAHRYLDSMADVFAAHPDVPVYTGTDETMQSITGFHLHRGALAAMYRPQARSVASVLDGARRVALLDDVADHTNVGAIFRSATGMGVDGILLSPRSADPLYRRAIRVSMGTVFSLPWARVEHWEDTLAGMSDTGWTVAALELTEQSVDLDDPTLAARDRLGLVLGAEGTGVRPETLDACDVHVKIPMYRDVDSLNVSVAAAVAFWQLRPV, encoded by the coding sequence GTGAGCGACGGCGTATCCGCCGCGATTGAATTGAGCGACCCGTCAGACCCGCGGGTTGCGGCCTACTCCACCCTGAGCGACGCCGCCCTGCGCCGCACTACCGATGCCGAACACGGCATCTTCTTGGCCGAGTCCTCGGTGGTGGTTCGCCGAGCCCTGGCCGCTGGGATGCGGCCGGCGTCGTTCTTCCTGGCGCATCGGTACCTGGATTCCATGGCGGACGTCTTCGCCGCCCACCCAGACGTACCGGTCTACACCGGCACCGACGAGACGATGCAGTCCATCACCGGATTTCATCTGCACCGCGGAGCATTGGCCGCCATGTACCGCCCACAGGCTCGCAGCGTGGCGTCCGTGCTCGACGGCGCACGGCGGGTTGCGCTACTCGATGACGTCGCTGATCACACCAATGTGGGTGCCATCTTCCGTTCCGCCACCGGAATGGGCGTCGACGGCATTCTGCTCAGCCCGCGCAGCGCAGACCCGCTCTATCGACGCGCCATCCGGGTATCCATGGGCACCGTGTTCTCCCTGCCGTGGGCCCGCGTCGAGCACTGGGAGGACACCCTGGCCGGCATGTCCGATACCGGGTGGACCGTGGCCGCACTGGAGCTCACGGAGCAATCCGTCGATCTTGACGACCCGACCCTCGCCGCCCGTGACCGGCTCGGACTCGTGCTGGGTGCGGAGGGAACCGGGGTCAGGCCCGAGACCTTGGACGCCTGTGACGTCCACGTGAAAATCCCGATGTATCGGGACGTCGACTCCTTGAACGTGTCGGTGGCCGCCGCAGTCGCGTTTTGGCAACTGCGTCCTGTATAG
- a CDS encoding DUF3099 domain-containing protein, translating into MPTTSPRHSGPDPRPDVYEISGASTSLTADQSERMRRYMFQMGIRTVCFVLGVFTEGWLRWTFFIAAMVLPYIAVVLANNTRQVRTSTTPSPVDAPALTHQATPQPPRHEEDDVVSGIVVEHCELEAGSRDDEQPPRGHP; encoded by the coding sequence GTGCCGACCACCTCACCGCGCCACAGCGGTCCCGATCCGCGCCCGGATGTCTACGAGATCTCCGGTGCCTCGACGTCGCTGACGGCAGACCAGAGCGAGCGCATGCGCCGGTATATGTTCCAGATGGGCATCCGTACTGTGTGCTTTGTTCTGGGTGTTTTCACCGAAGGCTGGTTGCGCTGGACCTTCTTCATCGCCGCGATGGTGCTGCCCTACATTGCCGTTGTCCTGGCGAACAACACCCGTCAAGTGCGTACCAGCACGACCCCGTCCCCCGTCGACGCCCCCGCTCTAACCCATCAGGCAACGCCGCAACCGCCCCGTCACGAGGAGGATGATGTGGTGTCCGGAATCGTCGTCGAGCACTGTGAACTGGAAGCAGGGTCGCGCGACGACGAGCAACCACCGCGGGGGCACCCATGA
- a CDS encoding type B 50S ribosomal protein L31, whose protein sequence is MKTDIHPDYQLVIFNDLASGEKVLTRTTATSDKTMEWEDGNTYPVIDVEISAASHPFYTGKQRIMDTAGRVERFNARFKGFGGKK, encoded by the coding sequence ATGAAGACTGATATTCACCCGGATTACCAGCTGGTGATCTTCAACGATCTGGCCTCCGGCGAGAAGGTGCTGACCCGCACCACCGCCACTTCGGACAAGACCATGGAGTGGGAAGACGGCAACACCTACCCCGTGATCGACGTTGAGATCTCGGCAGCATCCCACCCCTTCTACACCGGCAAGCAGCGCATCATGGACACCGCTGGCCGTGTCGAGCGCTTCAATGCTCGCTTCAAGGGCTTCGGGGGCAAAAAGTAG
- the serB gene encoding phosphoserine phosphatase SerB, producing the protein MAQDRPYESPRAETQSPLSAGTMLVYRAATPATSPDAVAPSGVPQAAEIVSGVGFTGWRWDAEEALSLAANETKDGWNAAFLPATVRTAITEHAPLLVFDVDSTLIRQEVIELLAAHAGREAEVAAVTEAAMRGELDFAQSLHHRVEALAGLSVEVIDAVVDRVVFNEGALELVSAVRAAGGAACAVSGGFEQVLEPLAAQAGLWRYRANVLEIDGGVLTGRVSRDVVDRQAKRESLKQWAKERGVPLEAVVALGDGANDIDMLDTAGFAVAFCAKPALREHADLCLDVPSLDVVRALLGLSLNHPG; encoded by the coding sequence ATGGCACAAGATCGCCCTTATGAGTCGCCACGAGCAGAAACACAATCCCCTCTCAGTGCGGGGACCATGCTCGTTTATCGGGCCGCTACGCCCGCGACGTCGCCGGATGCGGTAGCTCCGTCAGGAGTGCCTCAGGCCGCCGAGATTGTCTCCGGAGTGGGCTTCACCGGTTGGCGATGGGACGCCGAGGAGGCCCTGTCGCTCGCGGCAAATGAAACGAAGGACGGCTGGAACGCGGCATTCCTGCCCGCAACGGTGCGCACGGCGATCACCGAACACGCTCCCCTGTTGGTGTTCGACGTCGATTCGACGCTGATCCGGCAGGAAGTCATCGAGTTGTTGGCGGCCCACGCCGGCCGAGAGGCTGAGGTGGCTGCAGTGACTGAAGCGGCCATGCGGGGCGAACTGGATTTCGCGCAATCTCTGCATCATCGGGTCGAGGCACTGGCGGGGCTGTCGGTGGAGGTGATCGACGCCGTCGTGGACCGGGTGGTCTTCAACGAGGGCGCGCTCGAGTTGGTCAGCGCAGTACGTGCCGCCGGTGGCGCGGCCTGCGCGGTCTCGGGTGGCTTCGAGCAGGTGTTGGAACCGTTGGCGGCCCAAGCCGGATTGTGGCGGTACCGGGCGAATGTCCTAGAGATCGACGGCGGGGTGCTCACCGGTCGTGTCTCTCGTGACGTGGTTGACCGTCAAGCGAAGCGGGAGAGCCTGAAGCAATGGGCCAAGGAACGGGGTGTCCCCCTGGAAGCGGTGGTGGCCCTGGGCGACGGCGCCAACGACATCGACATGCTCGATACCGCAGGCTTCGCCGTGGCGTTCTGCGCGAAGCCAGCCCTGCGCGAGCATGCTGATCTGTGCCTGGACGTGCCGAGCCTGGATGTGGTGCGGGCCCTGCTCGGGCTCTCACTCAACCACCCTGGATAA
- a CDS encoding beta-ketoacyl-ACP reductase encodes MSTDPTTSPSPRTVLVTGGNRGIGLAIARSFAAAGDNVVVTSRSGSAPEGLEAVQADVTDAASVDQAFTEVEERFGPVEVLVANAGITQDQLLLRMSEEDFTSVIDTNLTGAFRVLKRASKGMLRMKRGRVILISSVVGLYGSPGQINYASSKAGLVGMARSLTRELGSRNITANVVAPGYIDTEMTQQLSAELQDQYKKAIPAGRFAAPEEVAEVVRWLSSDAASYISGAVIPVDGGLGMGH; translated from the coding sequence ATGAGCACTGACCCGACCACCAGTCCCTCCCCGCGCACGGTTTTGGTCACCGGCGGAAACCGCGGCATCGGATTGGCGATCGCCCGGTCGTTCGCCGCCGCGGGCGACAACGTCGTCGTGACCTCCCGCTCAGGGTCGGCCCCCGAAGGCCTGGAAGCCGTTCAGGCCGACGTCACGGACGCAGCCTCGGTTGATCAGGCCTTCACCGAGGTCGAAGAGCGCTTCGGCCCCGTTGAGGTGCTGGTGGCCAACGCCGGAATTACCCAGGACCAGCTGCTCTTGCGGATGAGCGAAGAAGATTTCACGTCGGTTATCGACACCAACCTCACCGGCGCCTTCCGTGTACTCAAGCGCGCATCCAAGGGAATGTTGCGTATGAAGCGCGGCCGCGTGATTTTGATCTCCTCCGTGGTCGGCCTCTATGGCTCGCCCGGTCAGATTAACTATGCCTCGTCCAAAGCCGGCCTGGTCGGAATGGCCCGGTCGCTCACCCGCGAACTGGGCTCCCGCAATATCACCGCCAACGTGGTGGCTCCCGGCTACATCGACACGGAAATGACCCAGCAGCTCTCCGCAGAACTGCAAGACCAGTACAAGAAAGCCATTCCGGCCGGACGCTTCGCCGCGCCGGAAGAGGTCGCCGAAGTGGTTCGATGGCTCTCCAGCGACGCGGCGTCCTACATCAGCGGCGCTGTCATCCCCGTCGACGGCGGCCTGGGCATGGGACACTAA
- a CDS encoding ABC transporter ATP-binding protein, producing the protein MTESASAPTRAAHTVPARDYVAAEDAVLEYSHVTVRRGTKTLLDDVSWTVREGERWIIMGPNGAGKSTLVNIAATRLYPTEGNVAILNEVLGAVNVFDLRPLIGLSSSLLADQVPFQETVLDAVVTAGWGVTGRWNEEYDSMDLDRALNLLRRWGVSGLAERRYGSLSSGERKRVLAARAMMTDPELLLLDEPAAGLDLAGRETLIRSLAQLAADEVAPTQILVTHHVEEVPPGFTHALLMRDGAVVAAGPLGETLTEEHLSEAFRLPLKVTEQDGRYTAVAR; encoded by the coding sequence ATGACCGAGTCTGCTTCTGCACCCACCCGTGCCGCCCACACCGTACCTGCCCGTGACTATGTCGCTGCCGAGGACGCGGTGCTGGAGTATTCACACGTCACGGTCCGACGCGGGACGAAAACCCTCCTGGACGACGTCAGCTGGACGGTGCGCGAGGGCGAACGCTGGATCATCATGGGGCCAAACGGCGCCGGTAAGTCAACCCTGGTCAACATCGCCGCCACCCGGCTGTATCCCACCGAGGGCAACGTGGCAATCCTCAACGAGGTGCTCGGCGCGGTCAACGTCTTTGACCTGCGCCCGCTCATCGGATTGTCTTCGTCACTGTTGGCCGATCAGGTGCCCTTCCAGGAAACCGTGCTCGACGCCGTCGTGACCGCCGGTTGGGGTGTCACCGGACGCTGGAACGAGGAGTACGACAGCATGGACCTGGACCGCGCGCTCAACCTGCTGCGCCGCTGGGGTGTGTCCGGACTCGCCGAGCGTCGCTACGGATCGCTGTCCTCCGGTGAACGCAAGCGCGTGTTGGCCGCTCGTGCCATGATGACCGACCCCGAGCTGTTGCTACTCGACGAACCGGCCGCCGGGCTCGATCTGGCCGGCCGGGAGACGTTGATTCGCTCGCTTGCTCAGCTCGCCGCCGACGAGGTCGCGCCCACCCAGATCCTGGTGACGCACCACGTCGAAGAGGTCCCACCCGGTTTCACTCACGCCCTCCTCATGCGCGACGGCGCCGTGGTGGCCGCCGGACCGCTGGGGGAGACCCTGACCGAGGAACACCTCTCTGAGGCCTTCCGCCTGCCGTTGAAAGTGACCGAGCAGGACGGTCGCTACACGGCGGTGGCGCGCTGA
- a CDS encoding SDR family oxidoreductase: MNEAQQNTQDLAAKGALVTGSSRGIGAETARLLAARGAGVVVNYRQKAPRANKVVAGIEEAGGRAVAVGADITTEEGRQAMINAAVQSFGSLDVLVLNASGGMESDLGEDYALRLNRDAQVALLEQASEIMPSGSQVVFVTSHQAHFIDDVPTMDLYVPVAKSKRAGEVALRERIPMLEKRGIRFTVVSGDMIEGTITATLLNRAEPGAIEARRDAAGRLYSVEEFAAEVAAVVGQDLPTGHTEYVGGAEDFLTAARKNQSRIAGN; this comes from the coding sequence ATGAACGAAGCACAGCAGAACACTCAGGACCTCGCCGCCAAGGGCGCACTTGTGACTGGCTCCTCCCGAGGCATCGGCGCAGAAACTGCCCGCTTGCTCGCCGCACGCGGCGCCGGCGTGGTGGTCAACTACCGACAGAAGGCTCCCCGGGCCAACAAGGTTGTGGCCGGTATCGAAGAGGCCGGCGGGCGTGCCGTAGCGGTAGGCGCCGACATCACCACCGAGGAGGGACGCCAGGCGATGATCAATGCCGCCGTGCAGTCCTTCGGCTCGCTGGATGTCCTCGTCCTCAATGCCTCCGGCGGCATGGAGTCCGACCTGGGCGAAGATTACGCACTGCGTCTGAACCGTGACGCTCAGGTGGCTCTGCTCGAGCAGGCCTCCGAGATCATGCCATCCGGTAGCCAGGTCGTGTTCGTCACCAGCCACCAGGCACACTTCATCGACGACGTCCCCACCATGGACCTGTACGTTCCGGTCGCGAAATCCAAGCGCGCCGGAGAAGTCGCCCTGCGTGAGCGCATCCCCATGCTGGAAAAGCGCGGTATCCGCTTCACCGTCGTGTCCGGCGACATGATCGAAGGCACCATCACCGCCACCCTGCTCAACCGAGCCGAGCCCGGTGCCATTGAGGCACGTCGTGACGCCGCTGGTCGCCTGTACTCCGTCGAGGAATTCGCCGCCGAAGTAGCCGCCGTGGTCGGCCAGGATCTGCCCACCGGTCACACGGAATACGTCGGCGGTGCCGAAGACTTCCTCACCGCTGCCCGCAAGAACCAATCACGGATCGCCGGGAACTGA
- a CDS encoding sulfite exporter TauE/SafE family protein: MELFGLEWWQLLIILLAGFWAGTINSVVGSGTLVTFPVLVAMGYPPVTAQISNAIGLVAAGVSGVFGYRRELRESRQVLPILTCASLLGGIIGALLLILLPPTVFGYAAPALILVALAFVIFQPRLAALVKQRKSADAINPTIGDVPQRPIQPILWILVFAAGIYGGYFVAAQGVLLLGILGVFLAGTLVHANAVKTWLSLAVNLIAAVSYLLFAFDRIDWSAVLLIAVSSLIGGQVGAQIGRRIPPNVLRAVIVVIGVAGLINMVWRLL, from the coding sequence ATGGAGTTATTTGGACTGGAATGGTGGCAGCTGCTCATCATCCTCCTCGCAGGATTCTGGGCGGGCACCATCAACTCCGTGGTCGGTTCCGGCACTCTGGTGACCTTCCCGGTGCTCGTCGCCATGGGCTACCCTCCGGTGACCGCGCAAATCTCGAACGCCATCGGCCTGGTGGCCGCAGGTGTGTCTGGAGTGTTCGGCTATCGTCGCGAACTGCGCGAATCCCGGCAAGTGTTGCCGATACTCACCTGCGCGTCGCTGCTCGGCGGCATCATCGGTGCATTGCTGCTGATCCTGTTGCCGCCCACCGTCTTCGGCTATGCCGCACCGGCCCTGATCCTGGTGGCCCTGGCCTTCGTCATCTTCCAGCCGCGTTTGGCAGCCCTGGTGAAACAGCGCAAGTCTGCCGACGCCATCAATCCCACCATTGGTGATGTTCCTCAGCGACCCATCCAGCCCATTTTGTGGATTCTGGTTTTCGCCGCGGGTATCTACGGCGGGTACTTCGTCGCCGCTCAGGGGGTGTTGCTCCTGGGTATCCTTGGTGTCTTCCTCGCCGGAACCCTCGTGCACGCCAACGCGGTGAAGACCTGGCTGTCCTTGGCTGTGAATCTCATTGCCGCGGTCAGCTACCTGCTCTTCGCCTTCGACCGGATCGATTGGTCGGCGGTGTTGCTCATCGCGGTCTCATCGCTGATCGGCGGTCAGGTCGGCGCCCAGATCGGCCGACGGATTCCGCCGAACGTGCTGCGGGCCGTGATCGTGGTGATCGGCGTCGCTGGGCTGATCAATATGGTCTGGCGGTTGCTGTGA
- the glgC gene encoding glucose-1-phosphate adenylyltransferase: MAQKKVLAIVLAGGEGKRLMPLTADRAKPAVPFAGQYRLIDFALSNLVNSHYLKIVVLTQYKSHSLDRHISETWRMSTLLQNYVASVPAQQRRGKEWFLGSANAIYQSMNLISDARPDIVVVIGADHVYRMDFEQMVQQHIDSGAHATVAAVRQPLEYASSFGVIETDSKDPRKIARFVEKPKSTPGLPDDPTQFLASMGNYVFTKDALVEALNKDAATEDTKHDMGGDIIPWFVEKGSCGVYDFTHNDVPGQDAGVHYWRDVGTLDSYYEAHMDLVSPWPEFDLYNDEWPIFTRQQISPPAKLVRSATKRPGTAVDSILSQGVVISGGTVAQSVLSTSARVNHDAWVEQSVLLDNVLVGEGAQVRNAIVDKNVAIPAGVRIGFDREEDEARGFTVTESGLTVVAKNHAITAEPGA, from the coding sequence GTGGCACAGAAGAAGGTACTAGCAATCGTTCTCGCCGGTGGCGAGGGGAAGCGGCTGATGCCGTTGACCGCTGACCGGGCCAAACCGGCTGTGCCGTTCGCCGGTCAATATCGGCTGATCGATTTCGCGCTGTCGAATCTGGTGAACTCGCATTACCTGAAGATCGTGGTCCTCACCCAGTACAAGTCGCATTCACTGGATCGGCACATTTCCGAGACGTGGCGTATGTCCACGCTGTTGCAGAATTATGTTGCCTCGGTGCCTGCCCAGCAACGTCGTGGCAAGGAATGGTTCCTCGGCTCCGCCAACGCCATCTATCAGTCCATGAACCTCATCTCCGATGCTCGCCCAGATATTGTCGTGGTCATCGGTGCGGATCACGTGTACCGTATGGATTTCGAGCAAATGGTGCAGCAACACATAGACTCCGGCGCCCATGCCACCGTGGCGGCAGTGCGTCAGCCGCTGGAATACGCTTCGTCGTTTGGCGTCATCGAAACGGATTCCAAAGACCCCCGCAAAATCGCCCGTTTCGTGGAGAAGCCGAAGTCCACGCCGGGCCTGCCCGATGACCCCACCCAATTCCTTGCCTCGATGGGTAACTACGTCTTCACGAAGGACGCTTTGGTGGAAGCCCTAAACAAGGATGCCGCCACCGAGGACACCAAGCACGACATGGGTGGAGACATCATCCCCTGGTTTGTGGAGAAAGGCTCGTGCGGCGTCTACGACTTCACCCACAACGATGTACCCGGCCAAGACGCGGGCGTACATTACTGGCGCGACGTCGGGACCTTGGATTCGTATTATGAGGCGCACATGGACCTGGTGAGCCCCTGGCCAGAATTCGACCTCTACAACGACGAATGGCCGATTTTTACTCGGCAACAGATCTCCCCACCGGCCAAGCTGGTGCGTTCTGCGACGAAGCGGCCGGGCACGGCGGTCGATTCCATTCTGTCCCAGGGGGTGGTGATTTCCGGGGGCACTGTCGCACAGTCGGTGCTGTCGACCTCGGCACGGGTCAATCACGATGCATGGGTTGAACAATCGGTGCTCCTCGATAACGTCCTCGTCGGTGAGGGCGCCCAAGTGCGCAACGCCATCGTCGATAAGAACGTGGCAATTCCGGCGGGAGTGCGCATCGGATTCGACCGTGAGGAAGATGAAGCACGCGGGTTCACGGTCACGGAGTCCGGGCTGACAGTGGTGGCGAAGAACCACGCCATCACAGCCGAGCCGGGGGCCTGA
- a CDS encoding lipoate--protein ligase family protein — MTADSTSLQDLHGEYKVPGGKLVIADLSVRNELIESARINGDFFLEPDEALDDINAAIRGMKTDTSHADLRAALDASLRDDAVLFGFDTAAIATAVRRATGYATRWQDHTWQIIPPTPLPIMTQLALDQILTEDVAAGRRAPAMRLWQWTHPAIVIGSFQSYVNEVNPEGVAKHNVTVARRISGGGAMFMEQDNCVTYSLYAPLSLVDGMSFSDSYPFLDAWVMQALADVGVEAYYKPLNDIATPQGKIGGAAQKRLARGGLLHHITMSYDIDADKMTEVLRIGQEKLSDKGIRSAKKRVDPLRRQTGLSRQQIWDVMINEFRTRYGAEVVELDDDLLQRAEQLAEEKFNRPEWTHRVP, encoded by the coding sequence GTGACTGCAGATTCAACGTCCTTACAAGACCTCCACGGCGAGTACAAGGTTCCCGGCGGCAAGCTGGTCATTGCCGACCTGAGCGTCCGCAATGAACTCATCGAGTCCGCCCGCATTAACGGGGACTTCTTCCTCGAACCCGACGAGGCCCTCGACGACATTAATGCCGCGATACGCGGGATGAAGACAGACACCTCGCACGCCGATCTGCGCGCCGCCCTGGACGCATCCTTGCGTGACGACGCGGTGCTGTTCGGTTTTGATACCGCAGCCATCGCCACAGCCGTGCGCCGTGCTACCGGGTATGCCACCCGTTGGCAGGACCACACCTGGCAGATCATCCCTCCCACACCGCTGCCCATCATGACCCAATTAGCACTCGACCAGATCCTGACCGAGGATGTCGCAGCCGGTCGCCGCGCACCGGCCATGCGACTGTGGCAGTGGACCCACCCGGCCATCGTCATCGGTTCTTTCCAGTCCTACGTCAATGAGGTCAATCCCGAAGGCGTCGCCAAACACAACGTCACCGTGGCCCGCAGGATCTCCGGCGGGGGCGCCATGTTCATGGAGCAGGACAACTGTGTCACCTATTCGCTCTACGCCCCCCTCTCTTTGGTCGACGGCATGAGCTTCAGCGATTCCTACCCGTTCTTGGACGCCTGGGTGATGCAGGCACTGGCGGACGTGGGGGTGGAGGCGTACTACAAGCCACTCAACGACATCGCCACCCCGCAAGGCAAGATCGGCGGTGCCGCACAAAAGCGACTTGCGCGCGGGGGACTGCTGCACCACATCACCATGAGCTACGACATCGACGCCGACAAGATGACCGAGGTGCTGCGCATTGGTCAGGAAAAGCTCTCCGACAAGGGCATCCGTTCAGCGAAGAAGCGGGTCGATCCATTGCGCCGCCAGACCGGGCTCAGCCGCCAACAGATCTGGGACGTCATGATCAACGAGTTTCGGACCCGCTACGGTGCCGAGGTCGTCGAGCTCGACGATGACCTACTGCAGCGTGCCGAACAACTGGCAGAAGAGAAGTTCAACCGGCCGGAGTGGACTCACCGCGTTCCATGA
- the pepN gene encoding aminopeptidase N translates to MTSPELDLDHKNLHRDEAETRATLVTVFDYDVTVDLSRAENLDEDTYPVATVIRFDCHVPGATTFLDSLHAEVHRVVLNGKELPLETTVGAARILLPRLQEHNEVRIESASYFSTSGEGMHRFRDPGDGRVYLYTQYEPADARRVFPNFEQPDLKARFTFHLKGREDWVLASNQDEMSHTIHEGVATVDFAATPPQSTYITTLLAGPYRQWTDRWDGHPQSGSDPINLRIFARDSLAEHVDTEEIFAITRSGLDFFHDLFGVAYPWGKYDQAFVPEYNLGAMENPGLVTFTEHYIPTSQATEAQRQARATTIMHEMAHMWFGDLVTMRWWDGLWLKESFADYMGTLAVDRATRFEGAWATFAHRRKAWAYVQDQYSTTHPIVADIADLEATRQNFDGITYAKGASVLKQLVAHVGEDAFNAASRIYFERYRWGNASLDDFLAVLSETSGRPMQDWSRVWLQAAGVTHLSWSEDGAGAVVHQQNPDPRGGEAPQRPHTFRVGRYELDDEGALTRTAQHGYELTVGAAAQPIAEVDVSAATDRVILLNDDDLSYAVVHLDEDSLAAVLKHPLADPLASATVWASLWNAVRDGRISAERYLEGAMAVSDELHDVGLHAGVLRQSVTALHRYLPAERRAEWAQRWGAVLLSSLTELGDGSDRQRSAVRTLTLLARGSGVLLEEMEQLASTDREQGWVLAPGLCVDDEVRWAALIALAAQGRVDQARLDTELEVKVDAMTRVWHRTAVSSQPIATVRDAAWHAVLTGIDAEGQTLSNDLLSATAEGVTASRPELISGFEPEFWSSLEQIWTRRSIGIATRTIEGLFPGYHDAEVDGVAVAEEHPVVVAGQSWLDEHSQAAHTLRRVIIEELEDLRRAVHAQLMERGESTPAG, encoded by the coding sequence ATGACCTCCCCTGAGCTTGATCTGGATCACAAAAACCTGCACCGCGATGAGGCGGAGACCCGAGCAACACTGGTCACCGTGTTTGACTACGATGTCACCGTCGATCTGAGTCGGGCCGAAAATCTGGACGAGGACACCTACCCTGTCGCCACGGTGATCCGATTCGACTGCCATGTCCCCGGCGCCACCACGTTCTTGGATTCCCTCCACGCCGAGGTGCACCGGGTGGTGCTCAACGGTAAGGAACTGCCGCTGGAGACCACGGTGGGGGCCGCGCGTATTTTGCTGCCTCGACTGCAGGAACACAACGAGGTACGAATCGAATCCGCCAGCTACTTCTCCACGTCGGGCGAGGGCATGCACCGTTTCCGCGACCCAGGAGATGGGCGGGTCTATCTGTATACCCAGTACGAACCGGCCGATGCGCGGCGGGTGTTTCCGAATTTCGAGCAACCGGATCTCAAGGCCCGCTTTACCTTCCACCTGAAGGGTCGGGAAGACTGGGTGCTGGCCTCCAACCAGGACGAGATGTCGCACACGATCCACGAGGGTGTGGCGACCGTGGACTTTGCCGCGACTCCCCCACAATCCACCTACATCACCACGCTGTTGGCCGGGCCTTACCGGCAGTGGACAGATCGATGGGACGGGCACCCGCAGTCCGGTTCGGATCCCATCAATCTCCGCATCTTCGCCCGTGACTCGCTGGCCGAACACGTTGATACCGAGGAGATTTTCGCGATCACTCGGTCCGGGCTGGATTTCTTCCACGATCTGTTCGGGGTGGCCTATCCCTGGGGGAAGTACGACCAGGCGTTCGTGCCCGAATACAACCTCGGTGCGATGGAGAACCCGGGACTGGTGACCTTCACCGAGCACTATATCCCCACCTCACAGGCGACCGAAGCACAACGGCAGGCCCGGGCCACCACCATCATGCACGAGATGGCACACATGTGGTTCGGAGACTTGGTGACCATGCGTTGGTGGGACGGTCTGTGGCTGAAAGAGTCCTTCGCCGACTACATGGGTACCTTGGCGGTGGACCGGGCCACCCGGTTCGAGGGTGCTTGGGCCACGTTCGCCCACCGCCGCAAAGCGTGGGCCTATGTACAGGACCAGTATTCGACCACGCATCCGATCGTTGCTGATATTGCTGACCTGGAGGCGACGCGCCAGAACTTCGACGGCATCACCTATGCCAAGGGTGCTTCCGTGTTGAAACAACTCGTGGCTCATGTGGGTGAAGATGCTTTCAATGCGGCGTCACGGATATATTTCGAAAGGTACCGATGGGGTAACGCCAGCCTCGACGATTTTCTCGCGGTGCTCTCCGAGACTTCGGGACGGCCGATGCAGGACTGGTCTCGCGTGTGGTTGCAGGCCGCTGGGGTAACTCACCTGTCATGGTCCGAGGACGGCGCGGGAGCCGTGGTGCACCAACAGAACCCAGATCCCCGTGGTGGCGAGGCCCCGCAACGTCCGCATACGTTCCGGGTGGGCCGGTACGAGCTCGACGACGAGGGGGCGCTCACCCGGACGGCCCAACACGGCTACGAACTTACGGTCGGAGCCGCCGCGCAGCCGATCGCCGAGGTGGATGTCAGCGCCGCAACAGACCGGGTGATCCTGCTCAACGATGATGACCTGAGCTACGCCGTCGTGCATCTGGACGAAGACTCGTTAGCTGCTGTGCTCAAGCACCCACTTGCCGACCCGCTGGCTTCGGCCACCGTATGGGCATCGCTGTGGAATGCCGTGCGTGACGGACGAATATCGGCGGAGCGTTACCTCGAAGGGGCCATGGCGGTCTCGGATGAGCTACATGATGTGGGGCTACACGCCGGCGTGCTACGGCAGAGTGTGACCGCGCTTCACCGGTATCTTCCTGCTGAGCGCAGAGCAGAGTGGGCGCAACGCTGGGGTGCCGTGTTGTTGTCCTCGCTGACGGAGCTGGGTGACGGGTCCGACCGGCAGCGTTCGGCGGTGAGAACTCTGACCTTGCTGGCACGCGGATCCGGGGTGTTGCTGGAGGAGATGGAGCAGCTCGCCAGCACCGATCGCGAACAGGGGTGGGTTTTGGCGCCGGGGTTGTGCGTGGACGATGAGGTGCGCTGGGCTGCCCTGATTGCCCTGGCTGCACAAGGTCGAGTGGATCAGGCACGCCTGGATACCGAGCTGGAGGTCAAAGTCGATGCCATGACCCGAGTTTGGCACCGTACGGCGGTGAGCTCCCAGCCCATCGCCACAGTGAGGGACGCCGCCTGGCACGCGGTGCTCACGGGCATCGACGCGGAAGGGCAGACGCTGTCCAATGACCTGCTGTCGGCAACGGCGGAAGGCGTCACCGCGTCGCGACCGGAGTTGATTTCGGGATTCGAACCGGAATTCTGGTCGAGTCTGGAACAGATTTGGACGCGACGCTCCATCGGTATTGCAACCCGCACGATAGAGGGGCTGTTTCCCGGATACCACGATGCAGAAGTGGACGGGGTCGCGGTGGCCGAGGAGCATCCTGTGGTGGTGGCCGGCCAGTCGTGGCTGGACGAACACTCGCAGGCTGCGCACACGCTACGCCGGGTGATCATCGAAGAACTCGAGGATCTGCGCCGGGCGGTGCACGCTCAGCTCATGGAACGCGGTGAGTCCACTCCGGCCGGTTGA